A DNA window from Desulfovibrio desulfuricans DSM 642 contains the following coding sequences:
- a CDS encoding zinc metalloprotease HtpX, protein MTSQIKTVLLLALLSAIIIMLGGLMGGRTGVIFAFGLALIMNVGSYWYSDKIVLSMYRARELAPEEAPYLHKIVEELAHNAGIPKPRICVVPEEAPNAFATGRNPENAVVAVTEGIMRLLSPEELRGVLAHEIGHIVNRDILIQTIAGVMGSAIVTLANIFQFTAIFGGNRDEEGGGTNPIAAIAMALLAPMAAGLIQMAISRSREYLADDTGAALCGQPLALAGALNKLGMASGQIPMQEGNPSTEQMFIVTPMYAHGGMASLFSTHPPLEERIRRLREMAASGR, encoded by the coding sequence ATGACCAGCCAGATCAAGACTGTTCTTCTGCTCGCCCTGCTTTCCGCCATTATAATCATGCTTGGCGGCCTGATGGGCGGGCGCACAGGCGTTATCTTTGCCTTTGGCCTAGCCCTGATCATGAACGTGGGCAGCTACTGGTATTCCGACAAGATAGTGCTTTCCATGTACCGCGCGCGCGAGCTCGCACCGGAAGAAGCACCATATCTGCACAAAATTGTGGAAGAACTTGCCCACAATGCGGGCATTCCCAAGCCGCGCATCTGCGTGGTGCCTGAAGAAGCTCCCAACGCTTTTGCCACGGGCCGCAACCCGGAAAATGCCGTTGTTGCCGTCACGGAAGGCATCATGCGCCTGCTCTCGCCCGAAGAACTGCGCGGTGTGCTGGCGCATGAAATCGGGCACATCGTCAACCGCGACATCCTTATTCAGACCATTGCGGGCGTTATGGGTTCCGCCATCGTAACCCTTGCCAATATCTTTCAGTTTACGGCTATCTTTGGCGGCAACCGGGACGAAGAAGGCGGCGGAACCAACCCCATTGCCGCCATTGCCATGGCCCTGCTGGCACCCATGGCTGCCGGGCTTATCCAGATGGCGATTTCACGCTCGCGAGAGTATCTGGCGGACGACACTGGCGCCGCACTTTGCGGTCAGCCGCTGGCCCTTGCCGGGGCGCTGAACAAGCTGGGCATGGCCAGCGGCCAGATCCCCATGCAGGAAGGCAACCCCAGCACTGAACAGATGTTCATTGTGACCCCCATGTACGCTCATGGCGGCATGGCAAGCCTCTTCAGCACCCATCCGCCCCTGGAAGAGCGCATTCGCCGTCTGCGCGAAATGGCCGCTTCGGGGCGCTGA
- a CDS encoding aminotransferase class I/II-fold pyridoxal phosphate-dependent enzyme, whose amino-acid sequence MKNNHSYQAGQEAVQTPDAAENSASGFNRTRSKLAFDRLVEMGAKMGMENPLFLCHERAAKATTFIAGKEYLNFSTYDYLDINAHPEITSAVSEAAAIYGTSAGASRLVGGERPPHRELERALADLYGVEDCIIYVSGHATNVSTLGFLFGHRDAIFHDGLAHNSLVQGARLSGASRYSYAHNDCDALEEMLKAKRGEHKRAVIVTEGLFSMDGNIPDLPRIIELKKRYDCMLLVDEAHSLGVLGATGRGAHEHFNIDPTDVDMWMSTLSKSMCGCGGFIAGSHELIEFLKYGSPGFVFSVGMPPIIAVACHKALDIMLREPERVHKLQKISHFFVDYAASIGLDTGAAQGYAVVPVMVGDPMVAGFLSNALFKRGIYVMPITFPAVKEGTDRLRFFLSAAHTEGHIRTALDAVKEEIPKAWAIVDDYKRQNASESGQA is encoded by the coding sequence ATGAAGAACAACCATTCCTATCAGGCTGGCCAAGAGGCGGTGCAAACTCCCGACGCCGCCGAAAACAGCGCTTCCGGATTTAACCGCACGCGTTCCAAGCTCGCCTTTGATCGGCTTGTGGAAATGGGAGCCAAGATGGGGATGGAAAATCCTCTGTTTCTTTGCCATGAGCGCGCGGCCAAAGCCACCACGTTCATTGCCGGCAAAGAATATCTCAATTTTTCCACGTACGACTATCTGGATATCAACGCTCACCCCGAGATCACCTCGGCCGTCAGCGAAGCGGCTGCCATTTACGGCACCTCAGCTGGCGCCAGCCGCCTGGTCGGCGGCGAACGTCCGCCCCACCGTGAGCTTGAGCGTGCCTTGGCCGACCTGTACGGGGTGGAAGACTGCATCATCTATGTGAGCGGCCACGCCACCAACGTCTCGACCCTTGGCTTTCTTTTCGGCCACCGCGACGCCATCTTCCATGACGGTCTGGCCCACAACTCGCTGGTGCAGGGCGCGCGTCTCTCCGGCGCATCGCGCTACTCATACGCCCACAACGATTGCGATGCCCTTGAAGAAATGCTCAAGGCCAAACGTGGTGAACACAAGCGCGCCGTTATCGTTACCGAAGGCCTGTTCAGCATGGACGGCAACATCCCCGATCTGCCGCGCATCATTGAACTGAAGAAACGTTACGACTGCATGCTGCTTGTGGACGAAGCCCACTCCCTTGGCGTGCTTGGCGCAACGGGCCGTGGCGCGCACGAGCATTTCAATATTGATCCCACCGATGTGGACATGTGGATGAGCACGCTCTCCAAATCCATGTGCGGTTGCGGCGGCTTTATTGCCGGCAGCCACGAGCTGATCGAATTTCTCAAGTACGGTTCGCCGGGCTTTGTTTTCAGCGTGGGCATGCCCCCCATTATCGCCGTGGCCTGCCACAAGGCTCTGGACATCATGCTGCGCGAACCAGAGCGGGTGCACAAGCTGCAGAAGATTTCGCACTTCTTTGTGGACTACGCCGCCAGCATTGGCCTTGATACGGGCGCGGCCCAGGGCTATGCCGTTGTGCCGGTCATGGTGGGCGACCCCATGGTTGCGGGCTTTTTGTCCAACGCACTGTTCAAGCGCGGCATCTATGTGATGCCCATCACCTTCCCTGCTGTTAAAGAAGGCACTGACCGTCTGCGTTTCTTCCTTTCCGCAGCCCATACGGAAGGACATATCCGCACTGCGCTGGATGCCGTGAAGGAAGAAATCCCCAAGGCCTGGGCCATTGTGGACGACTACAAGCGCCAGAACGCCAGCGAGAGCGGGCAGGCGTAA
- a CDS encoding glycosyltransferase family 4 protein yields the protein MTETSTKASRPVFKTGLPHVAYVLLWYPLFTQPFIFREVEGLKGLLPLSVYSLYGPNLRHCSNEMRAVAGETRTYGMRALGRVLGECFRQIALHPLRTGRLFRRAIFRRWRSWETLGENLWAFCAGMYLGRLFSEAGIDMVYAPWPRGTATAAWVASQIAGLPFATAARGDNLEPADPDLGDKLTAAFFVRANNEADKTRIEVFAKGQAKGKVELIYNSLTLPPLPETETAASIAAPKAQEHAQTQQPMERPVRLLALGRFDVTKGFDVLIKACAILRDRGVDFRLTLAGGGGAVMGLGRMEAEILRLREELRLEDRVLLPGIISHNELPHILAEHDIFAAPCVVHESGRRDGIPNTVIEALAYGLPVVSTTVNALPEVVINGKTGLAVPPNDPEALADALQRLADDDALAQELARNGKQLAADMFDPTRNNRRLADIFIKHYTIWKQKCAV from the coding sequence ATGACGGAAACCAGCACCAAGGCCTCCCGCCCCGTATTCAAGACGGGCCTGCCCCACGTGGCCTATGTTCTGCTGTGGTATCCGCTGTTTACACAGCCCTTTATCTTCAGGGAAGTGGAAGGCCTCAAGGGGCTTCTGCCGCTTTCCGTCTACAGCCTGTACGGCCCCAACCTGCGCCACTGTTCCAACGAAATGCGGGCCGTAGCCGGAGAAACACGCACCTACGGCATGCGCGCTCTGGGGCGTGTGCTGGGTGAATGCTTCCGGCAGATTGCGCTGCACCCGCTGCGTACCGGACGCCTCTTCCGCAGGGCCATCTTCCGCCGCTGGCGCAGCTGGGAAACGCTGGGGGAAAACCTTTGGGCATTCTGCGCCGGCATGTACCTGGGCCGCCTTTTCAGCGAAGCCGGCATAGACATGGTCTACGCTCCCTGGCCGCGCGGCACTGCCACAGCTGCCTGGGTTGCCTCGCAGATCGCCGGATTGCCCTTTGCCACTGCCGCGCGCGGCGACAATCTGGAGCCAGCAGACCCGGACCTCGGCGACAAGCTGACCGCAGCCTTCTTTGTACGTGCCAACAACGAGGCGGACAAAACCCGTATCGAGGTTTTTGCCAAGGGGCAGGCCAAGGGCAAGGTAGAGCTGATCTACAACAGCCTGACCCTGCCGCCCTTGCCAGAAACTGAAACAGCCGCAAGCATCGCCGCACCCAAGGCACAGGAACATGCCCAGACACAGCAGCCCATGGAGCGCCCAGTGCGTCTTCTGGCTCTGGGGCGGTTTGACGTTACCAAGGGTTTTGACGTGCTGATCAAGGCCTGCGCCATCCTGCGCGACAGGGGCGTGGATTTCAGGCTTACCCTTGCTGGCGGCGGCGGCGCTGTTATGGGTCTTGGGCGTATGGAAGCCGAAATACTGCGCCTGCGCGAGGAGCTGCGGCTTGAAGACCGTGTGCTGCTGCCGGGCATTATTTCGCACAACGAACTGCCGCACATCCTGGCCGAGCACGACATTTTTGCAGCGCCCTGCGTGGTGCACGAATCTGGCCGCCGCGATGGCATTCCAAACACGGTTATTGAGGCCTTGGCCTACGGCCTGCCCGTGGTGAGCACCACGGTCAACGCCCTGCCTGAAGTGGTGATCAACGGTAAAACCGGCCTTGCCGTGCCGCCCAACGACCCCGAAGCTCTGGCTGATGCCCTGCAACGCCTTGCCGATGACGACGCCCTGGCTCAGGAACTGGCGCGCAACGGCAAACAGCTTGCGGCGGATATGTTTGACCCGACCCGCAACAATCGGCGTCTGGCAGATATTTTCATCAAACACTACACGATCTGGAAGCAAAAATGTGCGGTATAG
- a CDS encoding glycosyl transferase family 1: MSVKQPLYLAVSLDVEEEGLFGGHYARRGFSTRNTSSLRALAPFCTMGVRPTLFCAHSVLADKTSHETLAWLRDEHHAEIGAHLHHWNTPPLALDGSEQTLPDMADSVPAAALSNTLFAAKLAALMEAGRAVQSAPLTSFRMGRWDLHRQHWPLLAAAGILCDASVRPLHCAPTPMQGPNHFDAPGTPYWVSVGNDRIFEVPLTVTPLVPQLPALLRSVSGPAGKKIRASLKNWGALALLPVYHPLWAMCAITKIFAARGGRVLSLTWHSSEMMPGGTPHLPDAAAVARFTRKVADWLNWLHRHYSVRCVTMDELRCELGPTAPTLLGKGDWTGGPATP; encoded by the coding sequence ATGAGCGTCAAACAGCCGCTCTATCTGGCCGTCAGTCTGGACGTTGAAGAAGAAGGCCTCTTTGGCGGACACTACGCCCGCCGTGGCTTTTCCACGCGCAACACCTCCAGCTTGAGGGCCTTGGCCCCTTTCTGCACTATGGGCGTACGCCCCACCTTGTTCTGCGCCCACAGCGTGCTGGCGGATAAAACATCCCACGAGACCCTGGCATGGCTGCGTGACGAGCACCATGCGGAAATTGGCGCGCACCTGCACCACTGGAACACGCCGCCTCTGGCGCTTGACGGGTCGGAGCAAACCCTGCCCGACATGGCCGACAGCGTACCCGCTGCAGCACTGTCCAACACCCTGTTCGCCGCCAAACTCGCTGCGCTTATGGAGGCTGGCCGGGCAGTGCAGAGCGCGCCGCTCACTTCCTTCCGCATGGGCAGATGGGATCTGCACCGCCAGCACTGGCCCCTTCTGGCCGCCGCAGGCATTCTTTGCGATGCCTCGGTGCGCCCCCTGCACTGCGCGCCCACGCCAATGCAGGGCCCCAACCATTTTGACGCGCCAGGCACTCCATACTGGGTTTCGGTGGGAAACGACAGAATTTTTGAAGTTCCCCTCACAGTGACCCCTCTCGTTCCGCAGCTTCCGGCCCTGTTGCGCAGCGTGTCCGGCCCGGCTGGCAAAAAAATTCGCGCCAGCCTGAAAAACTGGGGAGCGCTGGCTCTGCTGCCAGTTTACCATCCCCTGTGGGCCATGTGCGCCATTACAAAAATCTTTGCGGCCCGTGGCGGACGGGTGCTTTCCCTGACCTGGCATTCATCAGAAATGATGCCCGGCGGCACGCCTCACCTGCCTGACGCCGCAGCCGTGGCGCGCTTCACGCGCAAAGTTGCAGACTGGCTCAACTGGCTGCACAGGCATTACAGTGTGCGGTGCGTGACCATGGACGAACTGCGCTGCGAGCTTGGGCCAACAGCCCCCACCCTGCTGGGCAAGGGCGACTGGACCGGCGGGCCTGCCACCCCATAG
- the asnB gene encoding asparagine synthase (glutamine-hydrolyzing) — translation MCGIAGICQVDASPLTPEAGQWVKAMTDRMSHRGPDGEGQWSSGPVCLGHRRLSIIDLSGGGQPMHSADGQMTVTFNGEIYNYAELKEQLTALGGQFQTSSDTEVILEGYRIWGPDCLARFDGMFAFALWDNQQRRLFCARDRFGKKPFFYTVQHGRLYFASELTGIEQLRHLSLTMNPQAVMRYLAYEYVPTPHSVYTEVQSLPPSHMLLLQDGNLSISRYWDMPMPDESDRRSDNELCEELRFLLSRAVRRRMVSDVPLGVFLSGGIDSSIVAGLMARQSSTAIKTFSIGFSEASYDESRYARIVAKAFATDHHERVLSAEECADTLPGIISRMDVPMADASVAPTWLLSGVTREKVTVALGGDGADELWAGYEHYIGFKVAQWYNAAPSALRKGIIEPLAQLLPSSAGYINPRLAVATFLRAAHAPAWQRVQTMLTAFTPDMQESILDSAFKAQQPGFLAPEVLFAPTREHYDHWQPQNAATPLARAFHVYARQFMLDDILVKVDRCSMLHSLEVRAPFLDKDAAEFAARLPVSRKLHGFKRKWLLKKAFAELLPDEILYRNKRGFQIPVAEWLRGRMRPLMEDLLSESTLKAQGIFNHQAVRALMDEHVSGRADLRKPLWTLLVFQLWWRARHP, via the coding sequence ATGTGCGGTATAGCGGGCATTTGCCAAGTTGACGCCTCGCCTCTCACTCCCGAAGCCGGGCAGTGGGTCAAGGCCATGACCGATCGCATGTCCCATCGCGGCCCCGACGGTGAAGGACAGTGGAGCAGCGGCCCGGTCTGTCTTGGGCACAGGCGGCTCTCCATCATCGACCTTTCCGGCGGCGGCCAGCCCATGCACAGCGCCGATGGTCAGATGACCGTCACCTTCAACGGTGAAATATACAATTACGCCGAACTCAAGGAACAGTTGACCGCCCTTGGCGGACAATTTCAGACCAGTTCCGACACGGAAGTCATTCTTGAAGGCTACCGCATTTGGGGGCCGGACTGTCTGGCCCGCTTTGACGGCATGTTTGCCTTTGCCCTGTGGGACAACCAGCAGCGCCGTCTGTTCTGCGCCCGCGACCGCTTTGGCAAAAAGCCATTTTTCTATACCGTGCAGCACGGCAGGCTGTATTTTGCCTCCGAGCTGACCGGGATTGAACAGTTGCGCCATCTGAGCCTGACCATGAACCCGCAGGCCGTTATGCGCTATCTGGCCTACGAATATGTGCCCACGCCGCACAGCGTCTACACAGAGGTGCAGAGCCTGCCGCCTTCGCACATGCTGCTGCTGCAGGACGGCAATCTGAGCATTTCCCGCTACTGGGATATGCCCATGCCCGATGAATCCGACAGACGCAGCGACAATGAACTTTGCGAAGAACTGCGCTTTCTGCTCTCACGGGCGGTGCGCCGCCGTATGGTCAGTGATGTGCCGCTGGGCGTCTTTCTTTCCGGCGGCATTGATTCTTCCATTGTGGCGGGGCTCATGGCCCGCCAGTCTTCCACGGCCATCAAGACATTTTCCATCGGCTTCAGCGAGGCCAGCTACGATGAGTCGCGCTATGCCCGCATCGTGGCCAAGGCCTTTGCCACCGACCACCATGAACGCGTGCTTTCCGCCGAGGAATGCGCGGATACCCTGCCCGGCATCATCAGCCGCATGGACGTGCCCATGGCGGATGCGTCCGTGGCTCCCACATGGCTGCTTTCCGGCGTCACGCGCGAAAAGGTCACTGTGGCTCTTGGCGGCGACGGCGCGGACGAACTGTGGGCGGGGTACGAACACTATATCGGCTTCAAGGTTGCCCAGTGGTACAATGCTGCCCCCTCTGCGCTGCGCAAGGGCATCATAGAACCGCTCGCGCAATTGCTGCCTTCCTCTGCGGGGTACATCAACCCCCGCCTGGCCGTTGCAACATTCCTGCGGGCGGCGCATGCCCCGGCATGGCAGCGGGTGCAGACCATGCTCACGGCCTTTACGCCCGACATGCAGGAATCCATTCTGGATAGCGCTTTCAAGGCGCAACAGCCCGGTTTTCTTGCTCCCGAAGTTCTCTTTGCCCCCACGCGCGAACACTATGACCACTGGCAGCCGCAAAACGCCGCCACGCCGCTTGCCCGCGCTTTCCACGTGTATGCCCGCCAGTTCATGCTCGATGATATCCTGGTCAAGGTTGACCGCTGCTCCATGCTGCACAGCCTGGAGGTACGCGCGCCGTTCCTTGACAAGGACGCAGCGGAGTTTGCCGCACGCCTGCCTGTGAGCAGGAAACTGCACGGCTTCAAGCGCAAGTGGCTGCTCAAAAAGGCTTTTGCCGAACTGCTGCCTGATGAAATCCTGTACCGCAACAAACGCGGTTTCCAGATCCCTGTGGCAGAGTGGCTGCGCGGCCGCATGCGGCCCCTCATGGAAGACCTGCTGAGCGAATCCACCCTGAAGGCGCAGGGCATATTCAACCATCAGGCGGTTCGCGCCCTTATGGACGAGCATGTCTCCGGCAGGGCCGACCTGCGCAAGCCCCTCTGGACGCTGCTGGTCTTCCAGCTGTGGTGGAGGGCTCGCCATCCCTGA
- a CDS encoding glycosyltransferase family 4 protein, whose translation MTHIDGAEAEQSASQPKIDALPVVAYVLLWFPLSSETFIFREVVQLMARGLPVRAYTMYGKSLSGCSEEMRKFTGPVERMGVGGTVRILRAFIRALSRNPLKVWGLMRKGFFHRMRNMESLGENLWCFMAGFLLAELCVRDGVKLIHSPWANGPATASWVASRLTGIPFAFTGRAGDIYPEDGLLREKSADALFIRTNNHANVSWLRKFCPVGQEYKVHAIYNSLTFTPKGQCAVSMRPPYRLLAVGRFARTKGFPDLLSAMARLQRENVPVSLTLVGNGRWRLKLMGMRDRLGLKSIVHMPGFIPHDQICGYMLDHDMLIMPSVVHSNGDRDGIPNVIMEALSHRMPVIATDVCGISEVIINGETGLLTPQRNPRALADAVRHMVEDREHASRMAEAGRARVEKMFDRENNITALLRLYVDESHRYWSHSGGQTGSTAGDGIPAAMKAGAAGHA comes from the coding sequence ATGACGCATATTGATGGCGCAGAAGCAGAGCAGAGCGCATCACAACCGAAAATAGACGCCTTGCCGGTTGTTGCCTATGTTCTGCTTTGGTTTCCCCTCTCCTCCGAAACGTTCATCTTTCGCGAGGTTGTGCAGCTTATGGCGCGGGGATTGCCTGTGCGCGCCTATACTATGTATGGTAAAAGCCTGAGCGGCTGTAGCGAAGAAATGCGCAAGTTTACCGGGCCTGTGGAACGCATGGGCGTTGGCGGCACAGTGCGCATTCTCCGGGCTTTCATACGTGCGCTTTCACGCAATCCGCTCAAGGTATGGGGCCTCATGCGCAAGGGGTTTTTCCATCGCATGCGCAACATGGAGTCCCTGGGTGAAAATCTGTGGTGCTTCATGGCAGGCTTTTTGCTGGCCGAATTGTGCGTGAGGGATGGCGTCAAGCTTATCCACTCCCCGTGGGCCAACGGCCCGGCAACGGCATCATGGGTGGCTTCGCGCCTCACGGGCATTCCCTTTGCCTTTACGGGCCGCGCTGGCGACATCTACCCGGAGGACGGCCTGCTGCGGGAAAAATCCGCAGATGCGCTCTTTATCCGCACCAACAACCACGCCAATGTGAGCTGGCTACGCAAGTTCTGCCCTGTCGGGCAGGAATATAAAGTGCACGCCATTTACAACAGCCTTACATTTACCCCCAAGGGGCAGTGTGCAGTCAGCATGCGCCCCCCATACCGCCTGCTGGCGGTGGGACGCTTTGCGCGCACCAAGGGTTTTCCCGACCTGCTCTCCGCCATGGCGCGCCTCCAGAGAGAAAACGTGCCTGTGAGCCTGACCCTCGTGGGCAACGGGCGCTGGCGGCTCAAGCTCATGGGTATGCGCGACCGGCTGGGCCTTAAAAGTATTGTGCACATGCCGGGCTTTATCCCGCACGACCAGATATGCGGCTACATGCTCGACCACGACATGCTCATCATGCCGAGCGTTGTCCATTCCAACGGCGACCGCGACGGCATCCCCAACGTGATCATGGAAGCCCTCTCGCACCGCATGCCCGTCATTGCCACAGACGTGTGCGGCATCTCCGAAGTAATCATCAACGGAGAAACCGGCCTGCTTACCCCGCAACGCAACCCGCGCGCTCTTGCCGATGCCGTACGGCATATGGTTGAAGACCGGGAGCACGCAAGCCGCATGGCCGAGGCAGGCCGCGCCCGCGTTGAAAAAATGTTTGACCGGGAAAACAACATCACGGCCTTGCTGCGCCTTTATGTGGATGAAAGCCATCGTTACTGGAGCCATTCCGGCGGACAAACCGGAAGCACCGCGGGGGACGGCATCCCCGCCGCCATGAAAGCCGGAGCGGCAGGTCACGCATGA